One segment of Bradyrhizobium sp. CB2312 DNA contains the following:
- the aat gene encoding leucyl/phenylalanyl-tRNA--protein transferase yields the protein MTSRDSASSEITPAVLLRAYACGIFPMAESADDPTLFWVEPELRGVIPLDGFRVASRLARTVRSDGLRVTVNTAFKATIAGCAAPQAGREDTWINKRIRDLYGGLYELGHCHSVEAWQGDDLVGGLYGVSLGRAFFGESMFHTARDASKVALVHLVARLIHGGFELLDTQYVTDHLKSFGAVEISRRRYTGLLDKALAGEPGDFLRLSPGEAIPGARALEIIASRQ from the coding sequence ATGACTTCGCGCGACTCCGCCTCGTCTGAAATCACGCCGGCCGTGCTGCTGCGCGCCTATGCCTGCGGCATCTTCCCGATGGCGGAAAGCGCCGACGATCCGACCCTGTTCTGGGTCGAGCCGGAATTGCGCGGCGTCATCCCGCTCGATGGTTTTCGCGTCGCCTCGCGCCTTGCCCGCACCGTGCGCTCGGACGGGTTACGCGTTACCGTCAACACGGCGTTCAAGGCGACGATCGCCGGCTGCGCCGCGCCGCAGGCGGGCCGCGAAGACACCTGGATCAACAAGCGCATCCGCGACCTTTATGGCGGCCTCTACGAGCTCGGCCATTGCCACAGCGTCGAGGCCTGGCAGGGCGACGACCTCGTCGGCGGTCTCTACGGCGTGAGCCTCGGGCGCGCCTTCTTCGGCGAGAGCATGTTCCACACCGCGCGCGATGCCTCGAAGGTGGCGCTGGTGCATCTTGTCGCGCGGCTGATCCATGGCGGCTTCGAGCTGCTCGACACGCAATATGTCACCGACCATCTGAAGAGCTTTGGCGCGGTCGAGATCTCGCGGCGGCGCTACACCGGCCTGCTCGACAAGGCGCTCGCCGGCGAGCCCGGCGACTTCTTGAGGCTGTCCCCGGGTGAGGCTATCCCGGGCGCACGTGCGCTCGAGATCATCGCCTCACGGCAATAA
- a CDS encoding DUF2155 domain-containing protein, whose translation MSNKPDSLLKPREMFKTFTLTGLAALLAATALTAATPAQAQIGTIFSDPPPRPPGAIPRGQPQPPMPEDDDEEVPALPPQGRVLPSRPMPPPPGRQGNVMPGPVESQPLAPPPGSTVAPPNQPPSVAVAPPNAPGAAPGAPGQRQPQQKGAPGGAVPQTPASLQPGDEVVTEPPAQKIVNKKATFSGLDKITGRIINFDEDIGETVQFGALRVKTNACYTRPATEAANTDAFVEVDEITLQGEVKRIFSGWMYAASPGLHGVEHPIYDIWLTDCKEPQQTIATAAPDPASKPAPPPPPPAQKKAAPKQVQQRPPQPLPPVQQPAPPPPPPEQRPGLFGLPGFGR comes from the coding sequence ATGTCCAACAAGCCCGATTCGCTGTTGAAGCCGCGCGAGATGTTCAAAACCTTTACCCTGACAGGCCTTGCGGCGCTGCTGGCCGCTACCGCACTGACGGCTGCGACGCCCGCGCAGGCGCAGATCGGCACGATCTTCTCTGATCCGCCGCCGCGGCCGCCGGGGGCGATTCCGCGTGGCCAGCCGCAGCCTCCGATGCCCGAGGACGACGACGAAGAGGTCCCCGCGCTGCCGCCGCAGGGCCGCGTTCTGCCGTCGCGTCCGATGCCGCCGCCGCCGGGCCGGCAGGGGAACGTGATGCCGGGGCCGGTCGAGAGCCAGCCGCTGGCGCCGCCACCGGGCTCCACCGTTGCCCCGCCGAACCAGCCGCCGTCCGTGGCGGTCGCGCCGCCCAATGCGCCGGGAGCCGCCCCGGGTGCGCCCGGTCAGCGCCAACCGCAGCAGAAGGGCGCGCCAGGCGGTGCGGTGCCGCAGACGCCGGCGAGCCTCCAGCCGGGCGACGAGGTCGTGACCGAGCCGCCAGCCCAGAAGATCGTGAACAAGAAGGCGACCTTCTCCGGCCTCGACAAGATCACCGGCCGCATCATCAATTTCGACGAGGATATCGGCGAGACCGTCCAGTTCGGTGCGCTCAGGGTCAAGACCAACGCCTGCTACACGCGGCCGGCAACGGAAGCCGCCAACACCGACGCCTTCGTCGAGGTCGACGAGATCACCTTGCAAGGCGAGGTGAAGCGTATCTTCTCGGGTTGGATGTACGCGGCAAGCCCCGGCCTGCACGGCGTCGAGCACCCGATCTACGACATCTGGCTGACCGACTGCAAAGAGCCGCAACAGACCATCGCAACGGCGGCGCCCGATCCCGCGAGCAAGCCGGCCCCCCCACCGCCGCCGCCCGCGCAGAAGAAGGCCGCGCCCAAGCAGGTGCAGCAGCGTCCGCCGCAGCCTCTGCCGCCGGTGCAGCAACCGGCACCGCCGCCTCCGCCGCCGGAGCAGCGGCCAGGCCTGTTCGGTTTGCCGGGCTTCGGCCGGTAG
- a CDS encoding alpha/beta hydrolase yields the protein MPVVLDPDAAAVYRAFREAGRPAYETLTAPEARAYYAQARFATNPEPPELARITQLAIPAPHGAIPARLYVPKEPRRHDGLSPALVFFHGGGWVIGDLDSHDVVCRQLAEAGALIVISVDYRLAPKHKFPAAADDAIAATQWIAANARELGVDASRLSIGGDSAGGNLAAVVALAARDAGGLAIAGQILIYPATDFAMTHGSHSEPETSVLLTHSVIRWFRDHYLNGAVDIHDWRASPARAQSLAGLPPAFVLTAGADPLRDEGDEYAARLKQAGVPVTTRHYAGQFHGFFTMGKLLPQANVAVSEIGAWLKALG from the coding sequence ATGCCCGTCGTGCTCGATCCCGATGCCGCCGCCGTCTACAGGGCTTTTCGGGAGGCCGGGCGCCCCGCCTACGAGACCCTGACCGCGCCGGAGGCCCGCGCCTATTATGCGCAGGCGCGCTTTGCCACCAATCCCGAGCCGCCCGAGCTTGCCCGCATCACGCAGCTCGCGATCCCGGCGCCGCACGGCGCGATCCCGGCCCGCCTGTATGTGCCGAAGGAGCCGCGCCGACACGACGGGCTGTCGCCGGCCCTTGTGTTCTTCCATGGCGGCGGCTGGGTGATCGGCGATCTCGACTCCCACGACGTCGTCTGCCGCCAGCTTGCTGAGGCCGGCGCCCTCATCGTGATCTCGGTCGACTATCGCCTTGCGCCCAAGCACAAGTTTCCCGCCGCGGCCGATGACGCGATCGCCGCGACCCAATGGATTGCCGCGAATGCGCGCGAGCTCGGCGTCGACGCCTCGCGCCTCTCGATCGGCGGCGACAGCGCCGGCGGCAATCTCGCCGCGGTCGTCGCACTCGCCGCGCGCGACGCCGGCGGCCTGGCGATCGCAGGCCAGATCCTGATCTACCCCGCGACCGATTTCGCCATGACGCACGGCTCGCACAGCGAGCCCGAGACCAGCGTTCTGCTGACCCATTCGGTGATCCGCTGGTTCCGCGATCATTATCTGAATGGCGCCGTCGACATCCACGATTGGCGCGCTTCGCCCGCACGCGCGCAAAGCCTTGCCGGCCTGCCGCCCGCTTTTGTGCTGACCGCCGGCGCCGATCCCTTGCGTGACGAGGGCGATGAATATGCTGCGCGGCTGAAACAAGCCGGCGTGCCCGTCACCACCAGGCACTATGCCGGCCAGTTCCACGGCTTCTTCACCATGGGCAAACTGCTGCCGCAGGCCAATGTCGCCGTGAGCGAGATCGGCGCGTGGCTGAAGGCTTTGGGGTAG
- a CDS encoding Na+-dependent transporter, protein MSSLLKSLLAVPLHALTWLGSQGTRGVAAVVFIAAAVPPLGALLRPYVTEAIFVLLCISFMRVDLAALYGHLRRPALVATATAWTTIGVPLIVGLIAHATGLTARAPGLSLALMLQSMASPMMASPALAALMGLDATLVLITLVTSTALVPFTASLFAGLFLGDMLTISPLTLGLKLLGILTASLLAATVIRWGFGAEAIQRHKKPIDGFNIIILWIFATAVMSDVVSDLLAQPVFTISLAALSFAIYFALLAVTTLLFRRVGYERALALGLMVSQRNLGLMLAATAGALPPATWLYFAMTQFPIHLAPCMLTPIARRLTARGDTSGATAAGSTS, encoded by the coding sequence ATGTCCTCGCTCCTCAAATCTCTCCTCGCCGTCCCCCTGCACGCCCTCACCTGGCTTGGCAGCCAGGGCACGCGTGGGGTGGCCGCCGTCGTCTTCATCGCGGCCGCGGTGCCGCCGCTCGGAGCGCTGCTGCGGCCCTACGTCACCGAGGCGATCTTCGTTCTGCTCTGCATCTCCTTCATGCGGGTCGACCTTGCCGCGCTGTACGGCCATCTGCGGCGGCCAGCGCTGGTCGCGACCGCCACCGCCTGGACCACGATCGGCGTGCCATTGATCGTCGGGCTGATCGCCCATGCAACCGGGCTGACCGCGCGCGCGCCCGGCCTTTCGCTCGCCTTGATGCTCCAGAGCATGGCCTCGCCGATGATGGCTTCGCCTGCCCTCGCCGCGCTGATGGGTCTCGATGCCACGCTCGTGCTGATCACGCTGGTGACCTCCACCGCGCTCGTGCCCTTCACGGCGTCACTGTTCGCCGGCCTCTTCCTCGGCGACATGCTCACCATCTCGCCGCTCACGCTGGGCCTGAAGCTGCTCGGCATCCTCACGGCATCGCTGCTGGCCGCCACCGTCATCCGATGGGGCTTCGGCGCGGAGGCGATCCAGCGTCACAAGAAGCCGATCGACGGCTTCAACATCATCATCCTCTGGATCTTCGCAACAGCGGTCATGAGCGATGTCGTCAGCGACCTCCTGGCGCAGCCCGTGTTCACGATCAGCCTTGCAGCTCTGTCCTTCGCGATCTATTTCGCGCTGCTCGCCGTCACCACGCTGCTGTTCCGCCGCGTCGGCTATGAGCGCGCGCTGGCGCTCGGGCTGATGGTGTCACAGCGCAACCTCGGCCTGATGCTGGCGGCGACCGCAGGCGCCCTGCCGCCCGCCACCTGGCTCTATTTCGCGATGACGCAGTTTCCGATTCATCTAGCGCCGTGCATGCTGACGCCGATCGCGCGGCGATTGACGGCGCGCGGAGACACGTCCGGGGCGACGGCGGCCGGCAGCACGAGCTAG
- a CDS encoding methyltransferase domain-containing protein, whose protein sequence is MSGMEYSNENARRLQRIYLKPDVTAQRAETIRQLDLSAGERVLDIGCGPGYLCESMAQIVGPGGAVVGIDVSPDLIAACNRQKASAWISYAIGNATALDQADASFDAVACTQVAEYVPDVDRVLAETFRVLKPGGRTIFVATDWDAVVWHSECPERMAAVMTSWEAHCAHPRLPRSMVRRLVEAGFHFDGASIFPILNLRYDDDSYSKGLAQGIRDFVAGRSDVPADDLSAWHSEFERLGAAGHYFFSTNRYLFRASKPAAAAT, encoded by the coding sequence ATGAGCGGGATGGAGTACAGCAACGAGAACGCGAGGCGACTGCAAAGAATCTATCTCAAGCCTGATGTGACCGCCCAGCGTGCGGAGACAATCCGGCAGCTCGATCTGTCTGCCGGCGAGCGCGTTCTCGATATCGGATGCGGTCCCGGCTATCTCTGCGAAAGCATGGCGCAGATCGTCGGGCCCGGTGGCGCCGTCGTCGGTATCGATGTGTCCCCCGACCTGATCGCGGCCTGCAACCGGCAGAAAGCCTCCGCCTGGATTTCATATGCCATCGGCAACGCGACGGCATTGGATCAAGCCGATGCGTCATTCGACGCCGTCGCGTGCACACAGGTTGCGGAGTACGTGCCCGATGTCGACCGCGTTCTCGCCGAGACGTTTCGCGTCCTCAAGCCGGGTGGCCGCACGATTTTTGTCGCAACCGATTGGGACGCAGTGGTGTGGCATTCCGAATGCCCGGAACGAATGGCCGCGGTCATGACGTCATGGGAAGCGCACTGCGCCCACCCGCGTCTGCCGAGATCGATGGTCCGCAGACTGGTTGAGGCCGGATTTCACTTCGACGGCGCGTCGATCTTTCCCATCCTGAATTTGCGGTACGATGACGACAGCTACAGCAAGGGGCTGGCCCAAGGCATTCGGGATTTCGTCGCCGGCAGGAGCGACGTACCGGCCGATGATCTCTCAGCATGGCACAGCGAGTTCGAGCGTCTCGGCGCTGCGGGACACTACTTCTTCAGCACCAATCGCTATCTGTTCAGGGCCTCGAAGCCGGCTGCGGCGGCGACATGA
- a CDS encoding GlxA family transcriptional regulator yields the protein MIGILIFPDFQLLDAAGPISVFEIAARASGKPLALRVLALNAGPVRSSSGVEMMARDFKSANAITTLVVAGGAGVSAPAGCPATLAFVRRLAKRGVRVASVCSGAYVLAEAGLLDGRRATTHWGRTREFVARYPKVKFEPDQIFTRDGNVWTSAGISAGIDLALAMVTEDHGEEIAQATARQLVLYHRRSGGQSQFSSLLELKTPNGRFGALLSWARENLDAPLTVEDLADRAGMSARHFARAFAAETGTTPSKAIERLRLEVARERVQSSREAIELVAEVTGFRDPERMRRAFIRAFGQPPQALRRAARAG from the coding sequence ATGATCGGCATCCTGATCTTCCCCGACTTCCAACTGCTCGATGCGGCCGGCCCGATCTCGGTGTTCGAGATCGCGGCACGTGCCAGCGGCAAGCCGCTCGCGCTGCGGGTGCTGGCGCTGAATGCGGGACCCGTGCGCAGCTCGTCCGGCGTCGAGATGATGGCGCGCGACTTCAAATCGGCGAATGCGATCACGACGCTGGTCGTGGCGGGCGGCGCGGGCGTGTCGGCTCCGGCGGGCTGTCCTGCGACGCTCGCTTTCGTGCGGCGGCTCGCCAAGCGCGGCGTTCGGGTCGCCAGCGTCTGCTCCGGCGCCTATGTGCTTGCGGAGGCCGGCCTGCTCGACGGCCGCCGCGCCACCACGCATTGGGGCCGCACCCGCGAATTCGTCGCGCGCTATCCCAAGGTCAAGTTCGAGCCGGACCAGATCTTCACCCGCGACGGCAATGTCTGGACCTCGGCGGGCATCAGCGCCGGCATTGACCTCGCGCTCGCGATGGTCACCGAGGACCATGGCGAGGAGATCGCGCAAGCGACCGCGCGGCAGCTCGTGCTCTATCATCGTCGCAGCGGCGGCCAGTCGCAATTCTCCTCGCTGCTGGAGCTGAAGACGCCGAACGGCCGCTTCGGCGCGCTGTTGTCGTGGGCCCGCGAAAACCTCGACGCGCCATTGACGGTGGAAGACCTCGCCGATCGCGCCGGCATGAGCGCGCGGCATTTTGCCCGCGCCTTTGCCGCGGAGACCGGCACGACGCCGTCGAAAGCGATCGAGCGGTTGCGGCTCGAGGTCGCGCGCGAGCGCGTGCAGTCCTCGCGCGAGGCGATCGAGCTCGTCGCGGAGGTGACCGGCTTCCGCGATCCCGAGCGGATGCGGCGCGCCTTCATCCGGGCTTTCGGCCAGCCGCCGCAGGCGCTGCGCCGCGCGGCGCGGGCGGGGTAG
- a CDS encoding DJ-1/PfpI family protein, translating into MSSPLQIGLLVFPHVTQLDFTGPLQVFSSVPGATVHLIWKTLAPVPSDSVLMLTPTITFADCPQLDVICIPGGFGTDALLNDEETLDFVRKQATSAKFVTSVCTGSLVLGAAGLLKGYNAATHWSAMEMLALFGATPTKTRVCVDRNRVTGGGVTAGIDFALKLVSLLVDRTTAEAVQLRLEYNPAPPFNAGSPDTAPAEVLALMKERVAPWQARRLEAAKRAAERVM; encoded by the coding sequence ATGTCGTCTCCGCTCCAGATCGGTCTGCTGGTGTTTCCGCACGTCACCCAGCTCGACTTCACCGGTCCGCTGCAGGTGTTTTCGTCCGTCCCCGGCGCGACCGTGCACCTGATCTGGAAGACGCTGGCCCCGGTGCCGAGCGATTCCGTGCTGATGCTGACCCCGACCATCACCTTCGCCGACTGCCCGCAACTGGATGTGATCTGCATTCCCGGCGGCTTCGGCACCGACGCGCTCCTCAACGACGAGGAGACTCTCGACTTCGTGCGCAAGCAGGCCACCAGCGCCAAATTCGTCACCTCGGTCTGCACGGGATCGCTGGTGCTGGGCGCGGCCGGGCTCCTGAAGGGCTACAACGCCGCGACCCATTGGAGTGCGATGGAGATGCTGGCGCTGTTCGGCGCGACGCCCACCAAGACGCGCGTCTGCGTCGATCGCAACCGCGTCACCGGCGGCGGCGTCACCGCAGGAATTGATTTCGCCTTGAAGCTGGTATCGCTGCTGGTCGATCGCACCACCGCGGAAGCCGTGCAGCTCCGCCTCGAATACAATCCCGCGCCCCCCTTCAACGCCGGCTCGCCGGATACGGCTCCGGCCGAGGTGCTCGCGCTCATGAAGGAGCGGGTCGCACCATGGCAGGCGCGGCGGCTCGAAGCCGCGAAGCGCGCAGCCGAAAGGGTGATGTAG
- a CDS encoding glutathione S-transferase encodes MARYRLHCVGASGNSFKVALFLNCAGLDWEPVGVDFAGGETRSPDWRAATNVMGEVPVLEIDGRQMSQSGAILLWLAETHGVFAPTHEERFETARWLLFDNHKFTGNFAPHRYQRCFMPEPAHPAVLAFLRARTESAFSIVDRHLSDRRFMLGDRPTIVDFSLLGYLYYPREETGFDLAAAFPAIDAWRRRIAELPGWKPPYEMMPVGNSPPLHLHF; translated from the coding sequence ATGGCGCGATACCGGCTGCACTGTGTGGGAGCTTCGGGCAATTCGTTCAAGGTCGCGCTATTCCTCAACTGCGCCGGGCTCGACTGGGAGCCGGTCGGCGTCGACTTCGCCGGCGGTGAGACCCGCAGCCCCGACTGGCGGGCCGCAACCAACGTCATGGGCGAAGTCCCGGTGCTGGAGATCGACGGCCGGCAGATGAGCCAGTCGGGTGCGATCCTGCTGTGGCTCGCCGAAACTCACGGCGTGTTCGCTCCGACGCACGAAGAGAGGTTCGAGACGGCGCGCTGGCTGCTGTTCGACAACCACAAATTCACGGGGAATTTTGCGCCGCACCGGTATCAGCGCTGCTTCATGCCGGAGCCGGCCCACCCGGCCGTGCTCGCTTTTCTGCGCGCGCGGACCGAGAGCGCGTTCTCGATTGTCGACAGACATCTCTCAGACCGCCGCTTCATGCTGGGCGACCGGCCCACGATCGTCGATTTCTCGCTGCTCGGCTATTTGTACTATCCGAGGGAGGAGACAGGTTTCGATCTCGCCGCGGCCTTCCCGGCCATTGATGCCTGGCGCCGACGCATCGCCGAACTGCCAGGCTGGAAGCCGCCTTACGAGATGATGCCCGTCGGCAACTCACCACCCCTGCATCTCCATTTCTGA
- a CDS encoding DUF899 family protein: MEHLRYPNESTEYRAARNALLDEEIALRAQIEAVSAKRRALPLGGEVPQDYVFERIGKTSMPEQVRMSELFGPHDTLILYSFMYGPERELPCPGCTHLLDGLDGAARHVGERAALHIVAKSPIARLAAWAHERGWEHLSLLSTAGNSFDADYFGDTSKFPKGMRAQHNVPEGQNWDETIFNVFRKANGKIRHFWGSEMSFAPSAPKQHHRAGDLVDPLWGLLDMTPEGRGDFFPKVRYD, translated from the coding sequence ATGGAGCATCTCCGCTACCCCAACGAAAGCACCGAGTATCGTGCCGCGCGAAACGCGTTGCTGGATGAGGAGATTGCCCTCCGGGCTCAGATTGAGGCCGTTTCGGCCAAGCGTCGCGCGCTGCCGCTCGGCGGCGAGGTACCCCAAGATTACGTCTTCGAACGCATCGGCAAAACGAGCATGCCGGAACAGGTCAGGATGTCGGAGTTGTTCGGCCCGCATGACACGCTGATCCTGTACAGCTTCATGTATGGGCCGGAGCGCGAGCTGCCCTGCCCCGGCTGCACCCATTTGCTTGACGGGCTCGACGGCGCCGCACGGCATGTCGGGGAGCGCGCCGCGCTTCACATCGTTGCGAAATCACCGATCGCGCGCCTCGCCGCCTGGGCCCACGAACGCGGTTGGGAACATCTGTCGCTGCTGTCCACTGCCGGCAACAGCTTTGATGCGGACTACTTCGGCGACACCTCGAAATTCCCCAAGGGCATGCGCGCGCAGCACAACGTTCCCGAGGGGCAGAATTGGGATGAGACGATCTTCAATGTCTTCAGGAAAGCGAATGGCAAGATCAGGCACTTCTGGGGCTCGGAGATGAGCTTCGCGCCGTCCGCGCCAAAGCAGCATCATCGCGCCGGTGATCTGGTCGATCCGCTCTGGGGCCTGCTCGACATGACGCCTGAAGGCCGCGGCGACTTCTTCCCGAAGGTGCGTTACGACTGA
- a CDS encoding NADH:ubiquinone oxidoreductase subunit NDUFA12 yields MKQFLLKFFTWWNGQTFGTQLWTSRYGELVGEDEQGNRYYRTRGGAIDPTLGFERRWVIYNGYAEASRIPPSWHGWIHHVVDTPPTATNYQPREWEKPHQPNLTGTAKAYRPSGSTLASGRRPKATGDYQPWTPG; encoded by the coding sequence ATGAAACAATTCCTTCTGAAGTTCTTCACCTGGTGGAATGGCCAGACCTTTGGCACCCAGCTCTGGACCAGCCGGTACGGCGAGCTGGTCGGTGAGGACGAGCAGGGCAACCGCTACTATCGCACCCGCGGCGGGGCGATCGATCCGACACTGGGCTTCGAGCGGCGCTGGGTGATCTATAACGGCTATGCCGAGGCGAGCCGCATCCCGCCGTCCTGGCACGGCTGGATCCATCACGTCGTCGACACCCCGCCGACCGCGACCAACTACCAGCCGCGCGAGTGGGAGAAGCCGCACCAGCCGAATCTCACCGGCACGGCCAAGGCCTACCGGCCCTCGGGTTCGACGCTTGCCAGCGGTCGCCGGCCGAAGGCGACCGGCGACTATCAGCCCTGGACCCCCGGCTAG
- a CDS encoding BA14K family protein: protein MNSLKVLSAAAAVALMLPLASPSFAQGRPAAGGGGGAHFGGGGGAHFGGGGGPRMGGGFAAGPRVAGGGAGFAAGAAMRPSAGVAMRPGAGATFGGGRPVAAAGGNWHGGGGNWSGNRWHHRGGGFWPGFAAGAAIGGLGSYAYYGGGYYDDPYYYGDSYYDEPSVAVVPDTGGDSSAYCAQRYKSYDPASGTYLGYDGQRHPCP, encoded by the coding sequence ATGAACAGTCTGAAGGTTTTGAGTGCCGCTGCGGCAGTGGCGTTGATGCTTCCGTTGGCGAGCCCGAGCTTCGCCCAGGGCCGCCCGGCCGCGGGTGGTGGCGGAGGAGCCCATTTCGGCGGTGGTGGCGGTGCTCACTTCGGTGGTGGTGGTGGCCCCCGCATGGGCGGCGGCTTCGCCGCTGGTCCACGGGTCGCCGGCGGTGGCGCCGGTTTCGCGGCTGGCGCAGCCATGCGCCCGAGCGCCGGCGTCGCCATGCGTCCAGGCGCAGGAGCCACGTTTGGCGGCGGCCGTCCGGTCGCAGCTGCGGGCGGCAATTGGCACGGCGGCGGCGGCAATTGGAGCGGTAACCGCTGGCATCATCGTGGCGGCGGCTTCTGGCCGGGGTTCGCGGCCGGCGCCGCGATCGGCGGCCTAGGCTCCTACGCCTATTACGGCGGCGGCTATTACGATGACCCCTATTACTACGGCGACTCCTACTATGATGAGCCGTCAGTCGCGGTGGTGCCCGACACCGGCGGCGACTCCTCCGCTTATTGCGCGCAGCGCTACAAGTCTTACGACCCGGCCTCGGGCACGTATCTTGGCTATGATGGCCAGCGTCATCCCTGCCCGTAA
- a CDS encoding LuxR C-terminal-related transcriptional regulator, with translation MNFSSGKIEKILDLIYDAAAENALWPHVLTAIADLTRSEGGILFGQSLTAERVYFDFNGRLNEECNRTYQERHMQNPWSQYMENQPVGRLVLSDEAISLGELQSSAFYDEVLRPQEIGHNGMMALAARDDFRAAFNMCRSARLGPFDPDEQRLLEWLAPHLCRSVTLGFRIDGYLAMQQAAFNVLDRLADGVAVLDRRARVLFANGAARRMAEEGVLRLHQSVGTHSPAHSQRLSELIRAALQGGAGGTMSLPRPLDGRLLTILVSAIRSKDLGRLSDAGVKDAAVLLFVVDPANRRSIPLGQIMDAYGLTHAEARVALAASSGNTVLETAQSLKLSPNTIKTHLRRVFAKTGTGRQAELAGLIAAIGSVRIGETDHGQ, from the coding sequence TTGAATTTCTCCAGTGGCAAGATCGAGAAGATCCTCGACCTCATTTACGACGCTGCGGCGGAAAACGCGCTCTGGCCGCATGTGCTCACGGCGATCGCCGATCTGACGCGCAGCGAGGGCGGCATCCTGTTCGGTCAGTCCCTCACCGCAGAGCGGGTCTATTTCGATTTCAACGGCCGCCTCAACGAGGAATGCAACCGCACCTATCAGGAGCGGCATATGCAGAATCCGTGGTCGCAATACATGGAGAACCAGCCTGTTGGCCGGCTGGTGCTGTCCGACGAAGCCATCTCACTGGGAGAGCTGCAGTCGTCCGCGTTCTATGACGAGGTGCTGCGGCCGCAGGAGATCGGCCACAACGGAATGATGGCGCTTGCGGCGCGCGATGATTTTCGTGCCGCCTTCAATATGTGTCGCAGCGCGCGGCTGGGGCCGTTCGATCCCGACGAGCAGCGGCTGCTGGAATGGCTGGCTCCGCATCTGTGCCGGTCGGTGACGCTCGGGTTCCGGATCGACGGCTACCTCGCCATGCAGCAGGCTGCATTCAATGTCCTCGACCGGCTTGCCGACGGCGTCGCCGTGCTCGACCGCAGGGCGCGGGTGCTGTTTGCCAACGGTGCCGCCCGCCGCATGGCGGAGGAGGGCGTGCTGCGTCTGCATCAATCAGTCGGGACGCATTCGCCCGCACATTCGCAGCGGCTGAGCGAGCTGATCCGCGCCGCGCTCCAGGGCGGGGCCGGCGGCACCATGAGCCTGCCGCGCCCTCTCGACGGCCGCCTGCTGACCATTCTGGTCTCCGCGATCCGGAGCAAGGATCTCGGTCGGCTATCGGATGCCGGTGTGAAGGATGCCGCCGTACTGCTGTTCGTCGTCGATCCCGCCAACCGGCGATCGATTCCGCTCGGGCAGATCATGGACGCCTATGGCCTGACGCATGCCGAGGCGCGGGTGGCCCTTGCGGCCTCGTCAGGGAATACGGTCCTGGAGACCGCGCAATCGCTGAAGCTGTCGCCCAACACCATCAAGACGCATCTGCGTCGCGTCTTCGCCAAGACGGGCACCGGCCGCCAGGCTGAGCTTGCCGGCTTGATCGCGGCAATCGGCAGCGTGCGGATCGGGGAAACGGACCACGGACAGTGA
- a CDS encoding response regulator yields the protein MPRILVVDDDPMVGATIEVLLQRQGFDVTLADGGETGLAALEAQAYDVMLVDIFMPHMRGFESIRIFHERAPSVPLIAMSGYAFASSASPSPDFLRMALELGATRCLRKPFTPDALLTTIRECLGAAALPKDQKEAP from the coding sequence ATGCCGCGTATCCTCGTGGTAGATGACGATCCGATGGTCGGCGCGACCATCGAGGTCCTCCTCCAACGTCAGGGCTTCGACGTCACGCTGGCCGACGGCGGCGAAACGGGACTGGCCGCGCTGGAAGCGCAGGCCTATGACGTGATGCTGGTCGACATCTTCATGCCGCATATGCGCGGCTTCGAGTCCATCCGCATCTTTCACGAGCGCGCGCCGTCCGTGCCGCTGATCGCGATGTCCGGCTACGCCTTCGCATCGTCCGCCTCGCCCTCGCCCGATTTCCTCCGCATGGCGCTGGAGCTCGGTGCGACGCGCTGCCTGCGCAAGCCGTTCACGCCCGACGCGCTGCTGACCACGATCCGGGAATGCCTCGGCGCGGCGGCCTTGCCGAAGGATCAGAAAGAAGCACCTTGA